The sequence GCCGAGGCTCACCAACCACGGCATGCGCCGGCTGCTCGGGGAGGCGGGTCGCGCCGAGGCTCGCCTCATCAGCCCGAGCTTCGCGCAGCTCGCCGCGGCCGAGCGCGGCGCCGACGAGCCGATCTACAGCGGCATGCTGCACTTCGGGGACCTCCGGTCGATCGCGCACAGCCTCCGGGGAGAGGTCTGGCGGCTCGGCCACGACCTGCTGCTCCTCGCCGAGTTCGACGTCATCGAGCTCGAGCGCGTCGTCGCCGACGTGTCCGCGCTCAACTCGCGGATCACGAGCCTCCAGCGGCGGCTCGTCGCCGAGCAGAAGGAGCTCGAGCGGTCGCTCGAGCAGCTGCGCGCCACGCAGTCGATGCTCGTCCACTCGGAGAAGATGAACGCGCTCGGCAAGCTCGCCGCCGGCGTGGCCCACGAGATCAACAACCCGCTCGCCTTCGTCCGGAGCAACGTGCACACCCTGGGAGAGTCGCTCGATCGGCTGTTCGCCGCCTACGAGGCGCTCGAGCGGGCCGCCGTCGACGCGGGCTCGGACGAGGTGAAGGGCCTGGCCGAGGCGCTCCGCGCGGAGGTCGAGCCCGACTTTCTGCGCGAGGATACGGCGGATCTCGTGAAAGGCACGCTGGGCGGCCTCGCACGCGTGCAGAAGATCGTCGAGGACCTCAGGATCTTCACGCGGATCGACCGGGCGGACGAGGAATGCTGCGATCTGAAGGAGTGCCTGGAGAGCACCCTCGCGATCGCGGGCCCGGCGCTGAAGGACGGCGGCGTCCAGGTGACGGTCGAGTGGGCCGAGCTGCCGAAGCAGCGCTGCAAGCCGGCGGAGCTCAGCCAGGTGTTCCTGAACCTCCTCATCAACGCGGCCCAGGCGGTCGAGTGCCGAGGCCGTGGGAACGGTCGCATCGTGATCCGCGTGCGCGACGAAGGGCGCGGGATCGTCCTGGAGTTCGAGGACAACGGCGTCGGGATGACCCCTGACGTCCTCGGCCGGATCTTCGATCCGTTCTTCACGACCAAGCCTGTCGGCCAGGGCACGGGGCTGGGCCTCACCATCTCGCACAAGATCATCGTCGATCAGCACGGCGGCACGATCGCCGTCCGATCGACCCCCGGGGCGGGCAGCACCTTCACGATCACGCTGCCGAAGGAGCTCGACCGATGACGCGCGCCTCCGGCGAGCGGCGCGCGCTGCTCATCGTCGACGACGAGCGCGAGACCTTGAAGGCGCTCCGCCGCGAGCTCCGGCGCGACTACGATGTCCTCATCGCGGAGAGCGCCGAGCAGGGTCACGCGATCTTGCGCGAGCGGACCATCCCTGTCGTCCTCAGCGACCAGCGGATGCCGGGCACGACGGGCACGGAGTTCTACGCGAGGGTCAAGGCCGAGTTCCCGGAGACCGTCCGACTCCTCATGACCGCCTATGCGGACACGAGCGCCGCCATCCAGGCCATCAACGAGGGCGGCGTGTACCGGTTCATCTCCAAGCCATGGGATCCGCCGGCGCTGGCGGGCGTCGTGAGCGACGCGTTCGCCCATCACGAGCGCATCAGCAGCTGCCAGCGGCTCCTATCGAGCCTCAAGACGAGCGCCGACGCCCTCCACCTCGAGAACCAGCAGCTCGCCGAGGCGACCCAGAAGACCCATGAGCTCATGGGCATCGCCGCGCACGATCTGCGCAATCCGCTCGCGGCGATCCAGTGGTTCACGAAGATGCAGCTGGCCGGCGTCGGCGCGGGGCCCGAGGACACGCGGCGCTACGCCCTGAAGATCCAGGACAACGCCGAGTTCGCGCTGCAGCTGATCGAGAACCTGCTCGACATCACGACGCTGGAGCACGGGAGCGGCGCGCTGCGCCTGCAGGAGGCCGACCTGAGAGGCATCGTCCTGGCGGCGGTCTCCCTGAACGAGCACGGCGCCGGCCGGAAGAGGATCACGGTGGACGTCGACGTGCCCGCGGATCTCCCGCTCGTCTGCTGCGACGTAGGGCGGATCGAGCAGGTCCTGAGCAACCTGCTCAGCAACGCGTTCAAGTTCTCTCATCCGGGCACGACGGTGACGGTGCACGCGTGGAGGATCGGCCAGGCGGTCGAGGTGATGATCGAGGATCAGGGCCTGGGCATCCGCACGGACGAGATCAGCGGCCTGTTCAGCAAGTTCCGGAGGACGAGCACCCGATCGACAGGCGGCGAGAAGAGCACGGGGCTCGGCCTGTCAATCTGCAAGAACCTCGTCGAGCGCCACGGCGGCACGATCCGCGTGGAGAGCGAGCTCGGCCGGGGAACGCGGGTGTTCTTCACGCTGCCGATGAAGGCTGGGTGCTCCTGCGAGCCGGAGCGCTCCGCGGCGTAGGCTCGCCGCGCGCGCCGCGCCTGAGTTACCAGCTCACGGTGTCGTTGAGCGTGAGCGTCCCGCCGGACGCGGGCGTGCTCATCGTGCGATTGCCGCCGCCCGGGAGGTTCTCCCAGGTCACGCTGCCGTCGGCGTTCTTGCGATAGTACTTGTACTGGAGCGCGCTGCTGGCCGGCAGGTTGACGCGGTTCGTCCACACGGGGTAACTGCGCGGATCGACCGGGATGCCGAGATCGGTGTTCCAGTTGCCGAGCGCCGCGGTGTTGCCAGTGACGTACATGGTCTGGCCGACCACGGTGGTCGCGGTGACGTTGACCGCGACGCCGGCCTCGCCGGACGCGGGCGGCACCGCGCGCACGTTGTAGCGGCCGCAGACCACCGAGGGGATATCGACGACCCTGCCCGCACGGATCGACGCCACCAGGCTGATGTACTCGCCCATGGCCCAGTTCAGGGGGCTCATGGACCGCGTCGGGGTGCCCGCCGAGACGTTGCCCGGCTTCTGGACGGACCAGCCGGTGACGTCCGTCGTCTCGCTCCACACCTGCTCCGGGATGAAGCCCTGAGGCGTCGAGAACGCCTTCACCGCGGTCAGGAAGGGGCTGCCGTCGGCGCCGACACCCGTGCTGGCGATCTTGAACATGCCGCGCTCGGCCGTGAAGATGGGCCACAGCCGGCCCCGGCCGCCGTTGCCGTCGAAGTTGCCGCCGTCGTTCTTCTCGCCATATCCATCGTAGTTGTAGCGGAACCAGGCCTCGCCCTTGCCGGCGATGGTCCGCTTCAGGATGGCGTCGTACTCGGGCAGCGTCGCGACGATCGAGGGATCGTCCGGCCGCTTCACCCCCATCCGCACGAGCTCGAGGAAGCCGCCGTCGACGATGTAACGCTGATCGTGCGTGCCGCCGCCGTTGCCGATCGTGAAGGTGGTCGCCGCGTCCGGCCCGGACACCGGGTTGTACACCTGCGGCCCGCTGCCGGTGTTGCCCCGCGCAGAGGGGTTGATGCGGATGTAATACCGGCCGTCACCGTGGTACCCCGTGGTCGTGAACGTCCAGCGGTCGACGCTCTGCTGCCAGGTGTCGGCGGCGGCCATGTAGCGCGCCGCGCTGGGGGTGTCGCCGTTCGCGCGGGCGATCGTGGCGGCGCAGACGAGGCCTGCGATCTCCGCGGCGATGGTCGACGGCGAGTACCCGGCGTTCTCCTCCCAGCGCTCCTGCTGCGTCCATGGGCCCGTGTTGACGATGTAGTCGGCGGTCCTCTTGATCTTCTTCCACAGCGGGTTGTAGACGGAAGGTCCGAGCCGCCAGGCGAGGATGATCGGCATCGCCTGCTCATCCATCTGCGTGCCTTGCCAGTACTGCCAGCCGCTGACCCAGGCGTTCTGCGGGAAGCGGCCGACGCGGCTGTAGCCCTGCGGGCAGCCCGGCGCGTCGTACTCGGCGGCGCCGCAGTCGCTCGACTGCTGCAGGGTGTTGAACAGGTAGTTGACCACCGAGGCCCCGGTCGCGGTGTCGCCGGCCGTCACCAGCGCGCTGGCGAACTTGAACAGATCGCGCGCCCAGACCAGGTGATAGCCGCCGTTGTTGCCGTCGCCGTTGGTCTCGCCCCAGGGCGTGCCCATGCCCGCGATCATGGCGCCGTTCGACTTGTCCTGGATCGCCTTGAGCGACATCGCCGCGAGGTAATACTGGTCGTCGGCGGTGGCGCTCTGGCTGCTGAGCCCGGCGGCGTAGGTCTTCCACCCGTTGTCGTAGGTGGTTTGCAGGGTGCTCAGGCTGCTGCCGAGCGTCGCGTTCGCGGTGGAGGCCGCCTCGGTCTCGGTCGCGCCGAAGCCGAGCACGACGTCGAACGAGACGCTGGT is a genomic window of Sorangium aterium containing:
- a CDS encoding glycoside hydrolase family 15 protein, whose amino-acid sequence is MLERISCGTTILYLTLGLAGCALEPDAEEATAGESAVPFGTAGRAPPKGEALKAIGAGIAAKGGGVPSVWGPAEKSFLGTSTTATSRVYFTGHRGIVSEVFYPVLDTVNTVDLQFLVGDTAKTFVDEEKQQSFTVTQPDKRSMRWQATTTNSAHNWRITKTIFTDPGRNALIQRVQFDALGGRNVTQFDLYLLHNPAMDNSGAGDTSRTVAAGGRTLLVASENSRASALAASRPWKVVSGAPMVSSGFVGESDGWTDLLGGNVDRTMTWRNDLASGGNVAQMGWIDLGASAVTSVSFDVVLGFGATETEAASTANATLGSSLSTLQTTYDNGWKTYAAGLSSQSATADDQYYLAAMSLKAIQDKSNGAMIAGMGTPWGETNGDGNNGGYHLVWARDLFKFASALVTAGDTATGASVVNYLFNTLQQSSDCGAAEYDAPGCPQGYSRVGRFPQNAWVSGWQYWQGTQMDEQAMPIILAWRLGPSVYNPLWKKIKRTADYIVNTGPWTQQERWEENAGYSPSTIAAEIAGLVCAATIARANGDTPSAARYMAAADTWQQSVDRWTFTTTGYHGDGRYYIRINPSARGNTGSGPQVYNPVSGPDAATTFTIGNGGGTHDQRYIVDGGFLELVRMGVKRPDDPSIVATLPEYDAILKRTIAGKGEAWFRYNYDGYGEKNDGGNFDGNGGRGRLWPIFTAERGMFKIASTGVGADGSPFLTAVKAFSTPQGFIPEQVWSETTDVTGWSVQKPGNVSAGTPTRSMSPLNWAMGEYISLVASIRAGRVVDIPSVVCGRYNVRAVPPASGEAGVAVNVTATTVVGQTMYVTGNTAALGNWNTDLGIPVDPRSYPVWTNRVNLPASSALQYKYYRKNADGSVTWENLPGGGNRTMSTPASGGTLTLNDTVSW
- a CDS encoding sensor histidine kinase, which encodes MAELAAAFLMASTALALGVFTPNGAPRLTNHGMRRLLGEAGRAEARLISPSFAQLAAAERGADEPIYSGMLHFGDLRSIAHSLRGEVWRLGHDLLLLAEFDVIELERVVADVSALNSRITSLQRRLVAEQKELERSLEQLRATQSMLVHSEKMNALGKLAAGVAHEINNPLAFVRSNVHTLGESLDRLFAAYEALERAAVDAGSDEVKGLAEALRAEVEPDFLREDTADLVKGTLGGLARVQKIVEDLRIFTRIDRADEECCDLKECLESTLAIAGPALKDGGVQVTVEWAELPKQRCKPAELSQVFLNLLINAAQAVECRGRGNGRIVIRVRDEGRGIVLEFEDNGVGMTPDVLGRIFDPFFTTKPVGQGTGLGLTISHKIIVDQHGGTIAVRSTPGAGSTFTITLPKELDR
- a CDS encoding hybrid sensor histidine kinase/response regulator encodes the protein MTRASGERRALLIVDDERETLKALRRELRRDYDVLIAESAEQGHAILRERTIPVVLSDQRMPGTTGTEFYARVKAEFPETVRLLMTAYADTSAAIQAINEGGVYRFISKPWDPPALAGVVSDAFAHHERISSCQRLLSSLKTSADALHLENQQLAEATQKTHELMGIAAHDLRNPLAAIQWFTKMQLAGVGAGPEDTRRYALKIQDNAEFALQLIENLLDITTLEHGSGALRLQEADLRGIVLAAVSLNEHGAGRKRITVDVDVPADLPLVCCDVGRIEQVLSNLLSNAFKFSHPGTTVTVHAWRIGQAVEVMIEDQGLGIRTDEISGLFSKFRRTSTRSTGGEKSTGLGLSICKNLVERHGGTIRVESELGRGTRVFFTLPMKAGCSCEPERSAA